One genomic segment of Macaca fascicularis isolate 582-1 chromosome 19, T2T-MFA8v1.1 includes these proteins:
- the GFY gene encoding Golgi-associated olfactory signaling regulator: MKSFSRILFLVFLLAGLRSKAAPPAPPPLRSGFPDLAHPSETSPPKSPSENSTRDRLNPEFPGTPYSEPFKPPHTVSLETFPLGFTETPNPDRRETPHPQSPEMPKADSLTASISESLDIPKTNLSKMTHLDSSETPTPGPTEIPRPGSPKTPKPNFSKPSRPEFPETPNTDLMQTVPQESPEIPQLNATEISQAEISETSNTGPTKTPDPKSPETHDLNSTESPNSEFLQALHPDPSKSPHPESHVTHNPSPTEISQTEFPTTYYQNATDVPRTSDPQISTSLYPETPAPFKDEATALNELSLNPKPESPAAIQPDSPKLPTSDSPGMVELKAPQHSGPKESNAPPPSARIVGPPALPGPPNQLAPATLRAPQRHSPGEGVNTIIVVERVKETGVTLVGRPHGAAGGALCLFLAGTALLIGIFVLLWCLHRRAARHRPFAHHRLPDDGDEPVLHLDAPKDPYDLYFYAPDTWVPSHIATKQPPPTPPLPPKLPPPPRVGRPQCLEALSPTTLPNNFV; the protein is encoded by the exons ATGAAATCGTTCAGCCGGATCCTCTTCCTCGTCTTCCTCCTCGCCGGCCTGAGGTCCAAGGCCGCTCCCCCAGCCCCTCCGCCTTTGCGCTCTGGCTTTCCGGACTTGGCCCATCCCTCTGAGACCTCCCCTCCGAAGAGTCCTTCTGAAAATTCCACACGAGATCGCCTTAACCCAGAATTTCCTGGGACTCCTTACTCTGAACCTTTCAAGCCACCTCATACAGTTTCCCTGGAAACCTTCCCACTTGGCTTCACTGAGACCCCCAACCCTGACCGCCGGGAAACCCCGCACCCACAGTCTCCTGAAATGCCCAAAGCTGACTCACTCACAGCGTCAATATCAGAATCCCTGGATATCCCCAAAACCAACCTCTCCAAAATGACACACCTAGATTCTTCTGAGACCCCCACTCCTGGCCCAACGGAAATACCACGCCCAGGGTCCCCTAAGACCCCCAAACCTAACTTCTCCAAACCTTCACGCCCAGAATTTCCTGAGACCCCAAACACTGACCTTATGCAAACTGTACCCCAAGAATCCCCAGAAATTCCCCAACTTAATGCAACTGAAATCTCACAGGCAGAAATCTCTGAGACCTCAAACACTGGCCCTACCAAGACCCCTGACCCCAAATCTCCGGAAACCCATGACCTCAACTCCACTGAGTCCCCAAACTCTGAATTTCTGCAAGCTCTCCATCCTGACCCTTCTAAAAGCCCCCACCCAGAATCCCATGTAACCCACAATCCCAGCCCCACCGAAATTTCCCAAACAGAATTCCCCACAACCTACTACCAAAATGCAACAGATGTCCCCAGGACCTCCGACCCTCAAATCTCCACTAGTCTCTACCCAGAAACACCTGCGCCCTTCAAGGATGAAGCCACTGCTCTAAATGAGCTGTCGCTGAATCCCAAACCAGAAAGCCCTGCAGCCATCCAGCCCGACTCCCCAAAATTACCCACTTCAGATTCTCCAGGAATGGTTGAGCTGAAGGCCCCCCAGCACTCTGGCCCTAAGGAGTCCAACGCGCCTCCTCCCTCAGCCCGGATTGTAGGTCCCCCTGCTCTTCCAGGGCCCCCCAATCAGTTGGCCCCTGCCACTCTGCGGGCACCCCAGAGGCACAGCCCAGGTGAAGGAGTCAACACTATCATCGTGGTGGAGAGAGTGAAGGAGACCG GCGTGACTCTGGTGGGGCGACCACATGGAGCAGCAGGCGGGGCCCTCTGCCTGTTCCTCGCGGGAACCGCGCTGCTGATAGGCATCTTTGTGCTGCTGTGGTGTCTCCACCGCCGGGCAGCTCGACACCGGCCCTTCGCACATCACCGGCTTCCGGACGACGGAGATGAACCAG TTCTGCATTTGGACGCCCCGAAAGACCCCTACGACCTCTACTTTTATGCACCGGATACCTGGGTCCCTTCCCACATCGCCACCAAGCAGCCCCCGCCCACACCTCCGCTGCCACCAAAGCTGCCCCCGCCGCCCCGCGTGGGTCGCCCGCAGTGTCTGGAGGCCTTATCCCCAACCACGCTCCCCAACAACTTCGTGTAA